The following proteins come from a genomic window of Sorex araneus isolate mSorAra2 chromosome 1, mSorAra2.pri, whole genome shotgun sequence:
- the MRPL36 gene encoding 39S ribosomal protein L36, mitochondrial, with amino-acid sequence MAFARTLLTALRPLLQAGVQAPALPCPALPCPALPCPAPAQAFKTKGVLRKRCRDCCLVKRRGRWYIYCKSNPRHKQRQL; translated from the coding sequence ATGGCCTTCGCGAGGACACTGCTGACCGCCCTGCGGCCCCTGCTCCAGGCCGGCGTGCAGGCCCCGGCGCTGCCCTGCCCCGCGCTGCCCTGCCCCGCGCtgccctgccccgcgcccgcgcAGGCCTTCAAGACCAAGGGCGTGCTCAGGAAGCGCTGCCGGGACTGCTGCCTGGTGAAGCGGCGCGGCCGCTGGTACATCTACTGCAAGAGCAACCCCCGGCACAAGCAGAGGCAGCTGTAG